One window of Streptomyces sp. NBC_00273 genomic DNA carries:
- the rpsO gene encoding 30S ribosomal protein S15, with product MPLDAATKKQIITEFGAKEGDTGSPEVQVAMLSRRISDLTEHLKTHKHDHHSRRGLLILVGQRRRLLQYLAKKDIQRFRTLVERLGIRRGAAGAK from the coding sequence GTGCCGCTCGACGCCGCTACGAAGAAGCAGATCATCACCGAGTTCGGTGCCAAGGAGGGCGACACCGGCTCCCCCGAGGTCCAGGTTGCGATGCTCTCCCGCCGCATCTCGGACCTGACCGAGCACCTCAAGACGCACAAGCACGACCACCACTCCCGTCGTGGTCTGCTGATCCTGGTCGGCCAGCGTCGCCGCCTGCTGCAGTACCTGGCCAAGAAGGACATCCAGCGCTTCCGTACGCTGGTCGAGCGCCTCGGCATCCGCCGCGGTGCGGCCGGCGCCAAGTAA
- the eccD gene encoding type VII secretion integral membrane protein EccD, with the protein MSTAGTTGFCRVTVVAPDSRIDVALPEDIAVADVYPELLRLTGQTQPVGAPTGFHLVRRSGTVLDGARTLAGQQVLDGEVLSLRPFAESLPPAVFDDVSDAVASAVVRDRHRWSDDMLRGAGLAGAAVLLVMLGFVLWYADPLRHDMHGLPGIIAGAVGILLTAVAGVRARVYRDRLSAVALGLGALPHLMIAGSGIIAPAVGQGPGRLQFLLGCVCALIASVALVALTPSGDAPFVAATFVAATGTLATFVAIATEASATHTAAVCAPVAIGLVAFLPGLSARFARLPIGYAAPQSATEDYETPDRYETEPYGEQTGSDPHEPGAAPLDAEAIAAQARRGHEMLLGLVGGCAAVAVGAAAVLGFSENTWGRLLALATGLAMLLRARLFRYTSQVVCALTAGLAAIALLILGMALHPPTDLLEALLREHDSSGLDLRTIWLTAAVAAGAALLAGIALVIPRKGLSPFWGRLLDLTEAAVLLSLVPLTLAVLDVYSRARSLTS; encoded by the coding sequence GTGAGTACGGCCGGGACGACGGGTTTCTGCAGGGTCACCGTCGTGGCCCCCGACAGTCGCATCGACGTCGCCCTCCCCGAGGACATCGCCGTCGCCGACGTCTACCCCGAGCTGCTGCGCCTCACCGGCCAGACCCAGCCGGTGGGCGCCCCGACCGGCTTCCACCTCGTACGCCGCTCCGGCACCGTCCTCGACGGCGCCCGGACCCTCGCCGGCCAGCAGGTCCTCGACGGCGAGGTGCTGAGCCTGCGCCCCTTCGCCGAGTCCCTGCCGCCCGCCGTCTTCGACGACGTGTCCGACGCCGTCGCCTCCGCCGTCGTCCGCGACCGGCACCGCTGGAGCGACGACATGCTGCGCGGCGCGGGCCTGGCCGGCGCCGCCGTGCTGCTCGTCATGCTGGGCTTCGTCCTCTGGTACGCCGACCCGCTGCGCCACGACATGCACGGCCTGCCCGGGATCATCGCGGGCGCCGTCGGCATCCTGCTCACCGCCGTCGCCGGAGTGCGCGCCCGCGTCTACCGCGACCGCCTCTCCGCCGTCGCCCTCGGCCTCGGCGCCCTCCCGCACCTGATGATCGCCGGCTCCGGGATCATCGCCCCGGCCGTCGGCCAGGGACCCGGACGCCTGCAGTTCCTGCTCGGCTGCGTCTGCGCCCTGATCGCCTCCGTCGCCCTGGTCGCGCTCACCCCCAGTGGGGACGCCCCCTTCGTCGCCGCCACCTTCGTCGCCGCCACCGGAACCCTCGCCACCTTCGTGGCCATCGCCACCGAGGCCTCCGCCACCCACACCGCCGCCGTCTGCGCCCCCGTCGCCATCGGCCTCGTCGCCTTCCTCCCCGGCCTCTCCGCCCGCTTCGCCCGCCTGCCCATCGGCTACGCCGCCCCGCAGAGCGCCACCGAGGATTACGAGACCCCGGACCGCTACGAGACCGAGCCGTACGGTGAGCAGACCGGCTCCGACCCGCACGAGCCGGGCGCCGCCCCGCTCGACGCCGAGGCCATCGCCGCCCAGGCCCGTCGCGGCCACGAGATGCTGCTCGGCCTGGTCGGCGGCTGCGCCGCGGTCGCCGTCGGTGCCGCTGCCGTCCTCGGCTTCTCCGAGAACACCTGGGGCCGCCTGCTGGCGCTCGCCACCGGCCTCGCCATGCTGCTGCGCGCCCGCCTCTTCCGTTACACCTCCCAGGTGGTCTGCGCCCTGACCGCGGGCCTCGCCGCCATCGCGCTGCTGATCCTGGGCATGGCCCTGCACCCGCCGACCGACCTGCTCGAAGCCCTCCTGCGGGAGCACGACAGCAGCGGCCTGGACCTCCGTACCATCTGGCTGACCGCCGCCGTCGCCGCCGGCGCGGCCCTCCTCGCCGGAATTGCGCTGGTCATTCCCCGCAAGGGTCTGTCACCCTTCTGGGGGCGGCTGCTCGACCTCACCGAGGCGGCGGTCCTGCTCAGCCTCGTGCCGCTCACCCTGGCCGTGCTGGACGTGTACTCCCGCGCCAGGTCTCTCACCAGCTGA
- the eccCa gene encoding type VII secretion protein EccCa, with the protein MSQIVVKRPPRSLPPEVPTEELRLEAPPELPRGQQEGMLMQLLPMLGMGSSVVFFFMPGAAPFMRIMGVLMLTSTVAMVVAQLVRHRRGAQGQMADVRRDYLKYLAQTRRQVRRTARAQRDAQLYLHPAPEQLWSVVAEGSRLWERRVGDQDFGQARLGLGAQRLATPLVAPETAPVDELEPLTAGAMQRFLKVHSSLDGLPMALSIRAFYHVTVSGEPESARSTARAMVAQLATLHSPEDLMVAVVAAPGAVPAWDWTKWLPHTQVPGQVDGAGTKRLFGDDLAELEGLLASRLEGRPRFSREVSPVLDQPHLVVVLDGGMVPPDSVFAAAEGLQGVTIVEVVAGELDEPRGGLSVVVRPGRLRLESSTGIAYEGAPDALSLPAAEALARQLAPMRTGGGDEDEPLLANLDFTDLLNLGDAAAVDVARTWRPRSAGERLRVPIGVGEDGAPVMLDLKEAAQEGMGPHGLCVGATGSGKSELLRTLVLGLAVTHTSETLNFVLADFKGGATFTGMGQMPHVAAVITNLADDLTLVDRMGDSIRGELQRRQELLRSAGNYANIHDYEKARAAGAPLEPLASLVLVIDEFSELLTAKPDFIDMFIQIGRIGRSLGVHLLLASQRLEEGKLRGLDTYLSYRIGLRTFSAAESRTAIGVPDAYHLPSVPGSGYLKFGTDEMTRFKAAYVSGTYRSGGPDLSVGQFPVERRPALFTAAPVPVVYAAPDPAYLAAQAPREDDALADTVLDVIVSRLEGQGVPAHQVWLPPLDQAPPLDQLLPALAPSPERGLHADGYTRPGGLVVPLGLIDKPFEQRREVLYRDFSGAAGHMMVVGGPQSGKSTLMRTLISSFALTHTPREVQFYGLDFGGGSLSSIAELPHVGGIASRLDPERVRRTVAEVVGILNRREEFFRSNNIDSIGTYRRRRAAGDLPHEPWGDVFLVVDGWGNFRGEYEGLEQIVTDIASRGLGYGIHVVITAARYMEVRAALKDQMLSRLELRLGDTMDSEFDRKVAANVPTGMPGRGQVAEKLHFLGALPRIDGSHEAADLSEATASFVAAVKENWAGQAAPGVRLLPRLLRSDQLPKGGEYPGRGIAIGIDEIDLEPVFVDFESDPFLLVFGESESGKTNLLRLIAKQISERYTPDQARLVVGDYRRSLLGALPEEHLLEYAPMASSLQMHMEALGGVFSRRQPPTDVTPQQLRDRSWWTGPDVFIIIDDFDLVSTSQGNPLAQLVEFLPFARDTGVRFIIARNSAGASRSLYEPFMQRIKELGAQGLVLSGDPSEGDLVGTVRPRPMPPGRASFVSRKRGTSLVQLGRMPAGM; encoded by the coding sequence GTGAGCCAGATCGTCGTCAAACGCCCGCCGCGGTCCCTGCCGCCCGAGGTTCCGACGGAGGAGCTGCGGCTGGAGGCTCCGCCCGAACTACCGCGCGGGCAGCAGGAGGGCATGCTGATGCAGCTCCTGCCGATGCTCGGCATGGGCTCGTCCGTCGTCTTCTTCTTCATGCCGGGCGCGGCCCCCTTCATGCGCATCATGGGTGTGCTGATGCTGACGTCGACGGTGGCCATGGTCGTCGCCCAGTTGGTGCGCCACCGGCGCGGTGCGCAGGGGCAAATGGCCGATGTGCGCCGGGACTACCTCAAATATCTCGCGCAGACGCGCCGTCAGGTACGCCGGACCGCGCGGGCGCAGCGCGACGCCCAGCTGTATCTGCACCCGGCCCCCGAGCAGTTGTGGTCGGTGGTGGCGGAGGGCTCCCGGCTGTGGGAGCGGCGGGTCGGCGACCAGGACTTCGGGCAGGCGCGGCTCGGGCTGGGCGCGCAGCGCCTGGCGACCCCGCTGGTGGCGCCGGAGACCGCTCCGGTGGACGAGCTGGAGCCGCTGACCGCGGGCGCGATGCAGCGGTTCCTGAAGGTGCACTCCTCGCTGGACGGGCTGCCGATGGCGCTGTCGATCCGCGCCTTCTACCACGTGACGGTGTCCGGGGAGCCGGAGTCCGCGCGCAGTACCGCGCGGGCGATGGTGGCGCAGCTGGCGACGCTGCACTCCCCCGAGGACCTGATGGTGGCCGTGGTGGCGGCGCCGGGTGCGGTGCCCGCGTGGGACTGGACGAAGTGGTTGCCGCACACGCAGGTCCCCGGTCAGGTCGACGGGGCCGGTACGAAGCGGCTGTTCGGCGATGACCTCGCCGAGCTGGAGGGGCTGCTGGCCTCCCGGTTGGAGGGCCGGCCGCGGTTCAGCCGCGAGGTGTCCCCGGTGCTGGACCAGCCGCACCTGGTGGTCGTGCTGGACGGTGGCATGGTGCCTCCGGACTCGGTGTTCGCCGCGGCCGAGGGCCTGCAGGGCGTCACCATCGTCGAGGTGGTCGCGGGCGAGCTGGACGAGCCGCGCGGCGGGCTGTCGGTCGTGGTGCGGCCGGGCCGGCTGCGCCTGGAGTCGAGCACGGGGATCGCGTACGAGGGCGCGCCGGACGCCCTGTCGCTGCCCGCGGCGGAGGCGCTGGCCCGGCAGCTGGCACCGATGCGCACGGGCGGCGGGGACGAGGACGAGCCGCTGCTGGCCAATCTGGACTTCACCGACCTGCTGAACCTGGGCGACGCGGCCGCGGTCGACGTTGCGCGGACCTGGCGGCCTCGGTCGGCGGGCGAGCGGCTGCGCGTGCCGATCGGTGTCGGTGAGGACGGCGCCCCGGTCATGCTGGACCTGAAGGAGGCTGCCCAGGAGGGCATGGGTCCGCACGGTCTGTGCGTGGGTGCGACCGGTTCCGGCAAGTCGGAGCTGCTGCGCACGCTGGTGCTGGGTCTGGCGGTCACGCACACGTCGGAGACCCTGAACTTCGTACTCGCCGACTTCAAGGGCGGTGCGACCTTCACGGGCATGGGGCAGATGCCGCACGTCGCGGCGGTGATCACCAACCTGGCCGACGACCTCACGCTCGTGGACCGCATGGGCGACTCGATCCGCGGTGAGCTGCAGCGCCGTCAGGAGCTCCTGCGTTCGGCGGGCAACTACGCGAACATCCACGACTACGAGAAGGCCCGTGCGGCGGGTGCCCCGTTGGAGCCGCTGGCCTCGCTGGTGCTGGTCATCGACGAGTTCAGCGAGCTGCTGACGGCGAAGCCGGACTTCATCGACATGTTCATCCAGATCGGCCGCATCGGCCGTTCGCTGGGCGTGCACCTGCTGCTGGCCTCGCAGCGCCTGGAGGAGGGCAAGCTGCGCGGGCTGGACACGTACCTGTCGTACCGGATCGGTCTGCGGACCTTCTCGGCGGCGGAGTCGCGGACCGCGATCGGTGTGCCGGACGCCTACCACCTGCCGTCGGTGCCCGGTTCGGGCTACCTGAAGTTCGGTACGGACGAGATGACCCGCTTCAAGGCGGCCTACGTCTCGGGCACCTACCGCTCGGGCGGGCCGGACCTGTCGGTGGGGCAGTTCCCGGTCGAGCGGAGGCCCGCGCTGTTCACGGCGGCCCCGGTGCCGGTGGTGTACGCGGCCCCGGACCCGGCGTACCTGGCGGCGCAGGCGCCGCGGGAGGACGACGCGCTGGCGGACACGGTGCTGGACGTGATCGTGAGCCGGCTGGAGGGTCAGGGGGTGCCGGCGCACCAGGTGTGGCTGCCGCCGCTCGACCAGGCGCCGCCGCTCGACCAGCTGCTGCCGGCGCTGGCGCCGAGTCCGGAGCGCGGGCTGCACGCGGACGGGTACACGCGGCCCGGTGGGCTCGTCGTCCCGCTCGGCCTCATCGACAAGCCGTTCGAGCAGCGGCGCGAGGTGCTGTACCGGGACTTCTCGGGTGCGGCGGGCCACATGATGGTGGTCGGCGGTCCGCAGTCGGGCAAGTCGACGCTGATGCGGACGCTGATCTCCTCGTTCGCGCTCACCCACACCCCGCGCGAGGTGCAGTTCTACGGGCTGGACTTCGGTGGTGGCAGCCTGTCGTCGATCGCCGAGCTGCCGCACGTGGGCGGGATCGCCTCGCGCCTGGACCCGGAGCGGGTCCGGCGTACGGTCGCGGAGGTGGTGGGCATCCTCAACCGTCGCGAGGAGTTCTTCCGCTCGAACAACATCGACTCGATCGGCACCTACCGGCGCCGTCGGGCGGCCGGTGACCTGCCCCACGAGCCGTGGGGCGACGTGTTCCTGGTCGTCGACGGCTGGGGCAACTTCCGGGGCGAGTACGAGGGCCTGGAGCAGATCGTCACGGACATCGCCTCCCGCGGTCTGGGCTACGGCATCCACGTGGTGATCACCGCGGCGCGGTACATGGAGGTTCGGGCCGCGCTCAAGGACCAGATGCTCAGCCGTCTGGAGCTGCGGCTCGGTGACACCATGGACTCCGAGTTCGACCGCAAGGTCGCGGCGAACGTCCCCACGGGGATGCCGGGCCGCGGCCAGGTCGCGGAGAAGCTGCACTTCCTGGGCGCGCTGCCGCGGATCGACGGTTCGCACGAGGCGGCCGACCTGTCGGAGGCCACGGCCTCCTTCGTGGCCGCGGTGAAGGAGAACTGGGCGGGTCAGGCAGCTCCCGGCGTACGGCTGCTGCCGCGGCTGCTGCGTTCCGACCAGCTGCCCAAGGGCGGGGAGTACCCCGGCCGCGGGATCGCGATCGGCATCGACGAGATCGACCTGGAGCCGGTGTTCGTCGACTTCGAGTCGGACCCCTTCCTCCTCGTCTTCGGCGAGAGCGAGTCGGGCAAGACGAACCTGCTGCGGCTCATCGCCAAGCAGATCTCCGAGCGCTACACGCCGGACCAGGCGCGTCTGGTCGTCGGCGACTACCGGCGGAGCCTGCTCGGGGCGCTGCCGGAGGAGCACCTGCTGGAGTACGCGCCGATGGCGAGCTCCCTGCAGATGCACATGGAGGCGCTGGGCGGGGTGTTCTCGCGGCGGCAGCCGCCGACCGACGTCACTCCGCAGCAGCTGCGCGACCGCAGTTGGTGGACGGGCCCGGACGTGTTCATCATCATCGACGACTTCGACCTGGTCTCCACGAGCCAGGGCAATCCGCTGGCGCAGCTGGTGGAGTTCTTGCCCTTCGCCCGTGACACGGGTGTCCGCTTCATCATCGCGCGCAACTCGGCGGGTGCCTCGCGTTCGCTGTACGAGCCGTTCATGCAGCGGATCAAGGAGCTGGGCGCGCAGGGGCTGGTGCTGTCCGGCGACCCGTCCGAGGGCGACCTCGTGGGCACGGTGCGGCCGCGTCCGATGCCGCCGGGCCGGGCCAGCTTCGTCTCGCGCAAGCGGGGGACCTCGCTGGTCCAGCTCGGCCGGATGCCGGCCGGCATGTGA
- a CDS encoding DUF397 domain-containing protein produces MGTQQEKDELYALDISGVEWEGPPGTSPDEERVEIARLPEGAVAMRSSLDRDTVLRYTAAEWEAFVLGARDGEFDLDRPRPE; encoded by the coding sequence ATGGGCACCCAGCAGGAGAAGGACGAGCTGTACGCGCTCGACATCAGCGGTGTGGAGTGGGAGGGGCCGCCCGGGACCAGCCCGGACGAGGAGCGGGTCGAGATCGCCCGGCTCCCCGAGGGCGCGGTGGCCATGCGGTCCTCGCTGGACCGGGACACGGTGCTGCGGTACACGGCCGCCGAGTGGGAGGCCTTCGTACTCGGTGCCAGGGACGGTGAGTTCGACCTCGACCGTCCACGGCCTGAGTGA
- a CDS encoding WXG100 family type VII secretion target: MANDGHTRVRYETVQQMADRIRTVSKNILKDLEEMDSALKVVTDTWDGTAHEQYVQLQTKYKGKADSMQKQLEHVAQLIERGKGDYRATDVKASRLFTEAY; the protein is encoded by the coding sequence ATGGCTAACGACGGGCACACTCGGGTCCGGTATGAGACGGTCCAGCAGATGGCGGACCGCATCCGCACCGTCTCCAAGAACATCCTCAAGGACCTCGAGGAGATGGACTCGGCCCTGAAGGTCGTCACCGACACCTGGGACGGTACCGCGCACGAGCAGTACGTCCAGCTCCAGACGAAGTACAAGGGCAAGGCCGACAGCATGCAGAAGCAGCTGGAGCACGTCGCCCAGCTGATCGAGCGCGGCAAGGGCGACTACCGCGCCACCGACGTGAAGGCCTCGCGCCTGTTCACCGAGGCGTACTGA
- a CDS encoding WXG100 family type VII secretion target: MSTNTFGLADDPVVQAKNKIEQTANAVTTQARELADILATVSAGWTGVGASGFTSAQTMVNDDHDEIRRMLGVLHNAVAQTKNLTNAQDDEVRAAFKAVQSQSGNTSGLNSV; encoded by the coding sequence ATGAGCACGAACACCTTCGGACTTGCAGACGATCCGGTCGTCCAGGCGAAGAACAAGATCGAGCAGACGGCCAACGCCGTCACCACGCAGGCCCGCGAGCTGGCCGACATCCTGGCCACCGTGAGCGCCGGGTGGACCGGTGTGGGTGCCTCGGGCTTCACGTCCGCGCAGACCATGGTGAACGACGACCACGACGAGATCCGCCGGATGCTCGGCGTCCTGCACAACGCCGTGGCGCAGACCAAGAACCTCACCAACGCCCAGGACGACGAGGTGCGCGCCGCGTTCAAGGCCGTCCAGAGCCAGTCCGGCAACACCTCCGGCCTCAACAGCGTCTGA
- the mycP gene encoding type VII secretion-associated serine protease mycosin, which yields MTQTHGTRRALLAAAFVLTLASGGAGTAAAAAAAAPQPPYGPLPSAQPPYALRLDGAGECTFPMKKQIEDRPWSLQRLLLDELWAQTKGKDKSGNSVRVAVIDTGVDRANPQLSAAIDTGAGKDFVDPKGGDGTVDTIGHGTKVAGLIAARPQQGTGFVGLAPESTIIPIRQNDGQGKGTAANLSQAIDHAVAKGAQVINISQDTEAQLSVESDLGKSVQKAVAANVVVVASAGNDGLSGQKRKTYPAAFPGVLAVGSSDRNNERAGFSQPGDFIGVAAPGVDMVSTVPGFGQCIDNGTSFSAPYVAGVAALLRAKHPDWSAQQIIWQIQNTAERAVNGRDDYVGWGVVDPVRALSHDQQAPKAPVPDPGPPPATAPEAAPLRLTETAQEREERFGTYALGIGAILIAVIAGTATVIRDARSRKRRLQ from the coding sequence ATGACCCAGACCCACGGGACCCGGCGGGCCCTCCTGGCCGCCGCCTTCGTCCTCACCCTGGCCTCGGGCGGCGCGGGCACGGCCGCCGCGGCCGCAGCCGCCGCGCCGCAGCCCCCGTACGGGCCCCTGCCGTCCGCGCAGCCCCCGTACGCGCTGCGCCTCGACGGCGCGGGGGAGTGCACCTTCCCGATGAAGAAGCAGATCGAGGACCGGCCCTGGTCCCTCCAGCGGCTGCTGCTCGACGAGCTGTGGGCGCAGACCAAGGGCAAGGACAAGAGCGGCAACAGCGTCCGCGTCGCGGTCATCGACACCGGCGTGGACCGGGCGAACCCGCAACTCAGCGCGGCCATCGACACCGGAGCCGGCAAGGACTTCGTCGACCCCAAGGGCGGCGACGGCACGGTCGACACCATCGGCCACGGCACCAAGGTCGCCGGGCTGATCGCGGCCCGCCCCCAGCAGGGCACCGGCTTCGTCGGCCTGGCCCCGGAATCCACGATCATCCCGATACGGCAGAACGACGGGCAGGGCAAGGGCACCGCCGCGAACCTGAGCCAGGCCATCGACCACGCGGTGGCCAAGGGCGCCCAGGTGATCAACATCTCCCAGGACACCGAGGCGCAGCTGTCCGTCGAATCCGATCTCGGCAAGTCGGTCCAGAAGGCCGTCGCCGCCAACGTCGTGGTGGTGGCTTCGGCGGGCAACGACGGCCTGAGCGGCCAGAAGCGCAAGACCTACCCGGCGGCCTTCCCCGGCGTGCTCGCCGTCGGATCCTCGGACCGCAACAACGAGCGGGCCGGGTTCTCCCAGCCCGGTGACTTCATCGGGGTGGCGGCGCCCGGCGTCGACATGGTCTCCACCGTCCCCGGCTTCGGCCAGTGCATCGACAACGGCACCAGTTTCTCCGCGCCGTACGTCGCCGGCGTCGCCGCCCTGCTGCGCGCCAAGCATCCGGACTGGTCCGCGCAGCAGATCATCTGGCAGATCCAGAACACCGCCGAACGCGCGGTCAACGGTCGTGACGACTACGTGGGTTGGGGCGTCGTCGACCCGGTGCGCGCGCTCTCCCACGACCAGCAGGCACCCAAGGCCCCGGTCCCCGACCCCGGCCCGCCCCCGGCGACCGCCCCGGAGGCGGCGCCGTTGCGACTCACCGAGACGGCCCAGGAGCGAGAGGAGCGGTTCGGCACGTACGCTCTCGGCATCGGCGCGATCCTGATCGCCGTCATCGCCGGTACCGCGACGGTCATCCGGGACGCCCGCAGCCGTAAGCGCCGTTTGCAGTGA
- the eccB gene encoding type VII secretion protein EccB: protein MASRRDELNAYTFAKRRTVAAFLQPSATGTEEGAPRPLRAVLPGLIVGALVLAGFGAWGMFKPTAPKGWAEPGTRVIVGKDSTTRYVVLTTKVGGKDQTRLHPVLNLASARLLLDPAKFKVIQVEDKVLDAGDPPRGPIIGIPYAPDRLPSKDDAGKAKRWAVCQQPGGNGRGVQTATFVLADREATKTDDARRLTDTQALYVQSTAAGQERYLVDAAGTKYKFPEGTPAAGTMTNALVGTGATPQQVSPEWLGTLNSGDDLSFPPLPGKANTDAGVKGLSTADNKVGMVLKAQTGSGAQHYVVLPGKVAPVSDFVAWLLISAPATDGLNMHGKPREVDLQSINPDAAPFAGDIKWPQKKTERINQTAPPAGTQTGGANNRDTVCSVLRSVDGQGNQTLSTWAGTGFPIDITASGTSAYVTPGSGLLYTQVQGKQTTAGGSLFLVTDTGLRYAVQANGDSDAEQSKIGAPDQSKTGTDGRPEPSQAQVRLGYGGVNPAMVPIAWSEFLSKGPRLDTNSARQPQGS from the coding sequence ATGGCATCACGACGTGATGAGCTCAACGCGTACACCTTTGCGAAGCGGCGCACGGTGGCCGCGTTCCTCCAGCCATCCGCCACGGGTACCGAGGAGGGCGCGCCGCGCCCGCTGCGCGCGGTCCTTCCCGGGCTGATCGTCGGCGCGCTCGTGCTCGCCGGATTCGGCGCCTGGGGCATGTTCAAGCCGACCGCCCCCAAGGGCTGGGCGGAACCGGGGACCAGGGTCATCGTCGGCAAGGACTCGACGACGCGGTACGTGGTCCTGACGACCAAGGTGGGCGGCAAGGACCAGACCCGGCTGCACCCGGTGCTGAACCTCGCCTCCGCCCGACTCCTGCTGGATCCGGCGAAGTTCAAGGTGATCCAGGTCGAGGACAAGGTCCTCGACGCGGGCGACCCGCCGCGCGGTCCCATCATCGGCATCCCGTACGCCCCCGACCGGCTCCCCTCCAAGGACGACGCGGGCAAGGCCAAGCGTTGGGCCGTCTGCCAGCAGCCGGGCGGCAACGGTCGGGGCGTGCAGACCGCCACCTTCGTGCTCGCCGACCGCGAGGCGACCAAGACGGACGACGCCCGCAGGCTCACGGACACCCAGGCCCTGTACGTGCAGAGCACGGCCGCCGGCCAGGAGCGCTACCTGGTCGACGCGGCCGGGACGAAGTACAAGTTCCCGGAGGGCACCCCGGCCGCCGGGACGATGACCAACGCGCTGGTCGGCACCGGCGCCACCCCCCAGCAGGTCAGCCCGGAATGGCTGGGGACCCTCAACTCCGGCGACGACCTGTCCTTCCCGCCGCTGCCCGGCAAGGCGAACACCGACGCCGGGGTGAAGGGCCTGAGCACCGCCGACAACAAGGTCGGGATGGTGCTCAAGGCGCAGACCGGCTCCGGCGCACAGCACTACGTGGTGCTGCCCGGGAAGGTCGCCCCGGTCTCCGACTTCGTCGCCTGGCTGCTGATCTCGGCTCCCGCGACCGACGGCCTCAACATGCACGGCAAGCCCCGCGAGGTCGACCTCCAGTCGATCAACCCGGACGCCGCCCCGTTCGCGGGCGACATCAAGTGGCCCCAGAAGAAGACCGAACGGATCAACCAGACGGCGCCGCCCGCCGGCACGCAGACCGGCGGGGCCAACAACCGCGACACGGTCTGCAGCGTCCTGCGTTCGGTCGACGGCCAGGGCAACCAGACCCTGAGCACGTGGGCGGGCACCGGCTTCCCCATCGACATCACCGCCAGCGGCACCAGCGCGTACGTCACCCCCGGCTCGGGCCTGCTCTACACCCAGGTCCAGGGCAAGCAGACCACGGCCGGCGGCTCCCTCTTCCTCGTCACCGACACCGGTCTGCGGTACGCCGTCCAGGCCAACGGCGACAGCGACGCCGAGCAGTCGAAGATCGGTGCGCCCGACCAGTCCAAGACCGGTACGGACGGCCGTCCCGAGCCCAGCCAGGCGCAGGTCCGGCTCGGCTACGGCGGCGTCAACCCGGCCATGGTGCCCATCGCCTGGTCGGAGTTCCTCTCCAAGGGCCCGCGCTTGGACACCAACTCCGCCCGTCAGCCCCAGGGTTCGTGA
- the eccE gene encoding type VII secretion protein EccE: MATATEQQTGAPAPARVGVTPHPKSSPGRFGPFRLQQLVLLQVAAAALLVAWVVEPLLLVPTGVLALVLVVLAVVRRHQRSLPEWIGGVLALRSRRRRAASFTVPAGTEPGLAPLVEADPALRTLTFSDRDRRPVGMVGDGTFLTAVVQVDTDATALRPDRATRPLPLAVVRDILEVDGIRLESAQLVQHTQPAPAPHLPAQSMATRNYAPLQARTGTPAVRLTWIALKLDPELCPEAVTARGGGLVGAQRCLVRAADQLASRLAGAGFTATVLTEQELTAALATSSCANPMAITQAGRSNSTGRRTEETSRTWRCDDRRHTTYWIGRWPQLGGTGAAALPQFVALLTSLPALATNFSLTMAPAERQGVTLSGHVRVTGRSDEELVTARRELERTARGVKAGLVRLDREQVPGLLASLPLGGAR; this comes from the coding sequence ATGGCCACCGCGACGGAGCAACAGACCGGCGCGCCCGCACCGGCACGTGTCGGGGTGACGCCGCATCCGAAGTCGAGCCCCGGCCGCTTCGGTCCGTTCCGACTGCAACAGCTCGTGCTGCTCCAAGTCGCGGCAGCCGCCCTCCTGGTGGCCTGGGTGGTCGAACCCCTGCTGCTGGTTCCCACCGGTGTGCTCGCGCTCGTCCTGGTGGTGCTCGCCGTCGTACGCCGCCACCAGCGCTCGCTGCCGGAGTGGATCGGCGGCGTGCTCGCACTGCGTTCGCGCCGGCGCCGGGCCGCCTCCTTCACCGTACCCGCGGGCACGGAGCCGGGACTCGCCCCGCTGGTCGAGGCCGATCCGGCGCTGCGCACCCTCACCTTCAGCGACCGTGACCGGCGTCCGGTCGGGATGGTCGGCGACGGGACCTTCCTGACCGCGGTCGTCCAGGTGGACACGGACGCCACCGCGCTGCGGCCCGACCGGGCGACGCGGCCGCTGCCGCTGGCCGTCGTACGGGACATCCTCGAAGTGGACGGCATCCGGCTGGAGTCCGCGCAGCTCGTGCAGCACACCCAGCCGGCGCCGGCCCCGCACCTGCCCGCGCAGTCGATGGCGACCCGCAACTACGCCCCGCTGCAAGCCCGGACGGGTACCCCGGCGGTCCGGCTGACGTGGATCGCCCTCAAGCTCGACCCGGAGCTGTGCCCGGAGGCGGTCACCGCGCGCGGTGGCGGGCTGGTCGGTGCGCAGCGCTGCCTGGTGCGCGCGGCGGACCAGTTGGCGAGCCGGCTGGCCGGGGCCGGGTTCACGGCCACCGTGTTGACCGAGCAGGAGCTGACGGCGGCGCTGGCCACCTCCTCGTGCGCGAACCCGATGGCGATCACCCAGGCCGGGCGGTCGAACAGCACCGGGCGGCGGACCGAGGAGACCTCGCGGACCTGGCGCTGCGACGACCGGCGGCACACGACGTACTGGATAGGCCGCTGGCCGCAGCTGGGCGGCACGGGGGCGGCGGCACTGCCGCAGTTCGTGGCGCTCCTGACCTCGCTGCCCGCGCTCGCGACGAACTTCAGCCTGACGATGGCCCCGGCGGAGCGACAGGGCGTCACCCTGAGCGGACACGTACGGGTGACGGGGCGGAGCGACGAGGAACTGGTCACGGCACGACGGGAGTTGGAGAGGACGGCGCGGGGCGTGAAGGCCGGGCTGGTCCGGCTCGACCGGGAACAGGTGCCGGGGCTGCTGGCTTCGCTGCCGCTGGGAGGGGCGCGATGA